One part of the Rutidosis leptorrhynchoides isolate AG116_Rl617_1_P2 chromosome 1, CSIRO_AGI_Rlap_v1, whole genome shotgun sequence genome encodes these proteins:
- the LOC139865780 gene encoding DNA topoisomerase 6 subunit A, translating to MADKKRKRRKQDSDSDSESESVRLPFKNRLKSDNEILSILETLTEATKSASTSKTLTLNDLSLSSTCREVTDLPLSSVQHRIQTLACSLAKSILAGNGFSFSVPSRAATNQLYVPELDRIVLKDKTSVRPYANVSTVRKTTITARIMSLIHQLTLKNIHVTKRDMFYTDVKLFQDQSQSDAVLDDVSCILGCTRSSLNVVAAEKGVVVGRLVFSDNGDMIDCTKMGIGGKAIPPNIDRVGDMSSDALFILLVEKDAAYMRLAEDRFYNRFPCIIVTAKGQPDVATRLFLRKMKMELKLPVLALVDSDPYGLKILSVYGCGSKNMSYDSANLTTPDIKWLGIRPSDLDKYKIPEQCRLPMTEQDIKTGKDLLEEDFVKKNPGWVEELNLMVKTKQKAEIQALSTFGFQYLSEVYLPLKLQQQDWL from the coding sequence ATGGCGGACAAGAAAAGAAAACGCCGAAAACAAGACTCCGACTCTGATTCGGAATCCGAATCCGTCCGTCTCCCTTTCAAAAACCGCTTAAAATCCGACAATGAAATCCTCTCTATCCTTGAAACCCTAACAGAAGCCACAAAATCAGCCTCAACTTCTAAAACCCTAACTTTAAACGATCTCTCATTATCCTCCACCTGCCGTGAAGTCACCGACTTGCCGTTATCATCCGTACAACATCGAATCCAAACCCTAGCTTGTTCGCTCGCCAAATCAATCCTCGCCGGAAACGGATTCTCGTTCTCCGTTCCGTCACGCGCCGCCACGAACCAACTATACGTGCCGGAACTTGATCGGATTGTTCTAAAAGATAAAACCTCAGTACGTCCGTACGCCAATGTATCAACTGTACGGAAAACGACGATTACTGCGCGCATTATGTCGTTAATTCATCAATTAACGTTGAAAAATATACACGTGACTAAGCGTGATATGTTTTATACTGATGTTAAGCTATTTCAAGATCAATCGCAATCTGACGCCGTTTTGGATGACGTGTCGTGTATTTTAGGGTGCACTAGGTCGTCACTAAATGTTGTTGCTGCTGAAAAAGGTGTTGTTGTAGGTAGACTTGTGTTTAGTGATAATGGTGACATGATTGATTGCACCAAAATGGGGATAGGTGGAAAGGCTATTCCTCCGAATATCGATAGAGTTGGTGATATGTCTAGTGATGCTTTGTTTATACTGCTGGTTGAAAAAGATGCTGCGTATATGCGATTAGCTGAGGATAGGTTTTATAACCGGTTTCCGTGTATAATTGTGACTGCGAAAGGACAACCGGATGTTGCGACTAGGTTGTTCTTAAGGAAGATGAAGATGGAATTGAAGTTACCTGTGCTAGCTCTTGTGGATAGTGATCCGTACGGGTTGAAGATTTTGTCGGTTTATGGATGTGGGTCAAAGAATATGTCGTATGATAGTGCGAATTTGACTACACCGGATATTAAATGGTTGGGGATTAGGCCTAGTGATTTGGATAAGTATAAGATACCGGAGCAGTGTAGGTTGCCGATGACAGAGCAGGATATTAAGACTGGTAAGGATTTGTTGGAGGAGGATTTTGTGAAGAAGAATCCCGGGTGGGTTGAGGAATTGAATTTGATGGTGAAGACGAAACAGAAGGCGGAAATTCAGGCTTTGAGTACGTTCGGTTTTCAGTATTTATCCGAGGTTTATTTGCCGTTGAAGTTGCAGCAACAAGATTGGCTATAG